The region TTTGTTCTAAGCTTTTTAATACTTTCTATTTGATTGTCTGTTAAATTGGGAATATTACAGGAATGATTAAAATCATTATTCATTTCTCTGTATTGACTTTGTGGTGATTTTGTTTGTTTGTTCAATTTCCTTTGTGCAAATGCATTTGTTGAAAATGTGCTTGCGATAAATACTGTAAAAAGTATCATGCTGATTGTTTTTAAATTTTTGTTTTTCATAATTTTTGTTTTAATAAGTTAAATAAAAGTGTTTTAAATATTATCTTAAAGGATGATTCATTTGCCTGTGCATTGGTCTTTTATGCATTTCATTTCCGTTATGAAATCGTCCTTTTTTGTTAGTCATTTCTTCAAAAATTGCAAATAATGTTTTTTCTTGTTCTTTATTGCAGATACTACGCATGCTTAAAAAGAATTTTGTAGATTCATTTTTTAGTGCAGCGTGAAGCTCACCTGTTTCTACTGCAAGTTCATTTAGTTTTAGCGAATCAGGTTTGGCAGAAGTGATTTCTTCAAATAATTCTATATGTTTTTGACTTAGCTCATTGGAAATATTTTTCATATTTAATCTGAATTCATCTCTAAATTGCTCAAATTCTGCTTTTTGATTATCATCAAGCCCCAATTCGTTGAAAATAAATTTATGAGAATTATGCGGTTGTTGTAAATGTCTGGGATGGTAATTTGTTTTTGAATTAAGTATTATTAATGTAGCTATGGTTGAAATATTGAGAACTGCCAATATTATTACACTTATTGTAAGGTTTCGTATTTTGTTAAAATAATTCATTATTGGTTTTGATTTGATGTTAAAATAAAATATTCAATACTTTCTTCGTTTATTGCTGTCATGTAGTATTCATTTTTTACAGCTTCTATTTTATCTTCTCTTGTTGATTCTTCTGAAAAATAATTCTCAGAATTGTTTAAGTTTAGTCCGATAAAAATACCTGTAAATGCTGTGATAACAATTAGCATAGCAGCAATAGCTAATGAAATTGTATTTGTTGAAAATAATTGTGATATTGAAAATTCTTTTGGTTTTTTATTTTGTTCAATTTTATTTTGTAAACGTGTAAAATAGAAATCATCAGTTGTTTTTGATTTTTCTTTTTTAATTATTCCGTATGTGTTTTTTAATTGAGAATATAATTGCATACACTCATCACATCCTTGGATATGATTTTCAAATTCTGCTTTTTGTTTTGAAGAAAGATTTTCTTCAATGTAGGACAGAATGTTTTTATGTGTGTTTTTGCAATTCATGTTTTCCGATTTGTTCATAAGACACTATATTTATTTAAAACTTGTGTTTTCAGTTAAGATTATTTTTATAGACCCCCTCTATAGTAATGAATTAGTTTTTTCTGTAATTTCTTTTTAGCTCTAAATAGTAATGATTCTACAGATGATAATGACAAGTCCATAATTTCAGAAATTTCATTGTAAGACATATCTCTGTATTTATTTAGTGTAAATGCAATTTTTTGATTTTTGCTTAGGGAATCAATGGCTGTAGATAAAACTTTTGCTCTTTC is a window of Bacteroidota bacterium DNA encoding:
- a CDS encoding zf-HC2 domain-containing protein, yielding MNKSENMNCKNTHKNILSYIEENLSSKQKAEFENHIQGCDECMQLYSQLKNTYGIIKKEKSKTTDDFYFTRLQNKIEQNKKPKEFSISQLFSTNTISLAIAAMLIVITAFTGIFIGLNLNNSENYFSEESTREDKIEAVKNEYYMTAINEESIEYFILTSNQNQ
- a CDS encoding periplasmic heavy metal sensor, with translation MNYFNKIRNLTISVIILAVLNISTIATLIILNSKTNYHPRHLQQPHNSHKFIFNELGLDDNQKAEFEQFRDEFRLNMKNISNELSQKHIELFEEITSAKPDSLKLNELAVETGELHAALKNESTKFFLSMRSICNKEQEKTLFAIFEEMTNKKGRFHNGNEMHKRPMHRQMNHPLR